From the genome of Medicago truncatula cultivar Jemalong A17 chromosome 2, MtrunA17r5.0-ANR, whole genome shotgun sequence:
GTGTGCAAGAATTATTTACAAACCCTGACAAGTCCACAAACAAGTCAGCTTCCTCAAAGTGACTACTGCTATCTAGATGCAAAAGTTCAGCAGAAGAGAGGTGAGTTTCTGATTCGATGTCAATGAATTCATTATCAACACTTTCAAAGTCACTCAGAAGATTGTAGTCAGCGAAGACAAAGTCATGTTCTACGAAAGGTGATAAAAACTCTGCGGGCATATTACCCATTTCATCCCGTGTTGAAATTTCAGCATGCCGAACTTCACCCCCAGAAGAGCTATTATTGTCCCCCTCAGGTTTAAAATGCCTCGTCGTTGGTATTTTCTGAAGCCCTGACCCAGAGATGGTGTTACGCTCAATGCCTGCATCTAACTCGGGTTCTGTAATCAGTTCAGCATCTGAAAAAGGAAACGGTGGAGGATTGTTCTCTGGTATAGAAACATCCTCAGCAGGAAACTCATTTTCTCTTGTGTCAGTCAGTGTTTCAGAACCAAAATCTTCTCCAGAATGGTTCTTCTTGGAAGCCTGTGAGTGTGACTTCTCTGCATCTAACTCTAACTGGGGTTCTGTAATCAGTTCAACATTTGAAAGAGAATACGGAAAAGGGTTGTTCTCTTGTTTAGAAACAGCCTCTGAGGGAAAAACCGGATTAACAGGCTCACATGCTCTAATGTCAGCCAGTATTTCAGAACTAGAACCTGCTCCAGAATGCTTCCTCTTGGAAGCCCGTGAGCCTGACTGCTCTCCAACTTGCTCCTTGCACACCAAATCAGAGTAAGGACACACGGGTGACTTTATCTTCCGACATCTGCAACATTTGAAGCCCAGCACAGAAAATATTTTGGACTCTTCAAGTTCAAGAGCTTCAGCATGATACCACCCTGTAAAGCCCACATGCAAAGATTAGATAATAAATTGCAAGCAGTTAAAAAGTATTATCACttatagagaaaaaaacttACGGGTACATGTTTCACAGCCTATATACATTAGATCAGATCTATATCGCTTATGGCACAAGTGACAAACAGGTTCAAATTGAGGCAAGCTTGAACGTCCCTTCAGAAGTACTTTCTTTAGCCTGAAATCAATGCCTGTATTTTCATTGTTATTCTTTTTCCATACAATACCCCAAGAGGATTTTTTGCCACTGCTTTTTGTTTCAAGAGGGGAATGGGAAGCAACTTTTTTCATGTCGGGACGACAATCATTTTCCCTGGTAGATCTCGGTATTTGATCATCACATTTAGGCACTGGTTCCATCAAAATTGTCAAAGAGCCCCCATTTAAAAGTAAGGTACTGTTTGAAGATTTGTTAACGGTCTCTTTTTGATAACATTGTTTGCATGTGGTCAAGAACTCAATATTTGTATAGGTAGAGAATGTTGAATCTATTAAACAGCCCTCGTGACAATGACCTGACAAATGTAGCACCCATATGCAACAAAATGTTAAactaaaacacaaacaaatatcaaataaaataaataaaacaaagacacgaacaaaatcaaataatataaaaagacaCAGTgctgattatttatttatttatggtcGTTCATTTGCTTTTATTCTAGGAAGAACGGttcattttataagaaacaaaaaatatcacattTCAAGAATTCCCAAAAACATTAGAACAGAATACTATAGTAAATAGAAGGATGATGCATGAGGTACCTTGACATACACTGCACTTGAGAGCACTCCTGTAATTCaaacaagagaaagaaaaaaacggAGGTTTTAGGGTGAATAGGtgttaaaagaaaagaagtaaGGGATACCATAGAATCATGAGAAAAACTATAACCAAGTCGGGGTAATTACCTAAATGAAACACACTGCTCACATACGGAACATGATAACAGTTCCAAATTGTCTCTCTTGCACGTGAGGTAAGAAAATATGTCCTTCCAGATAGCATTCAACCGCTTTTTGTGCCATTGAGATGCGATATTCAAGTTATCTTTATGAGATGgctcttttttgtttcttacttCATACTCTTTTACCAGATATAAAGGAATGCGTTTTTCAGAAAACCATAACTTCTCTCCTTCTGGCACTTCTTCTATTTCAGCGATCTTCCTTACCCGAGAAGGAATAATCTTTTGGCTCCCAAAAGCTATGGCATAGGATGTTTTCCCCTTTGCAAACTTTTTGTCATAAATATTTGCATTTCTAAAAGCAGAAACTTCAGTATCTTGACCTTTTCCATCCTGGAGGTTATACTCCGGCCGAATCAGATCAATCCATCTGATGTAAAAATCCAGATATCGAACCTGGTGCAAATAATCATATCAAATATCATCAAGTTATTGTTGTCGGATCCAATATACTGCAATAAATCTTATAGTAATCAAAGGGGAACCTGAAGTGCAAGCTGTGATGCATTTCTACTCATTTCAACTGCAGCTCTCCAAACCAGCTGTCGGCTTCTTTTAGGAATTTCAGAGACATCAGGATAGACAATGCCCAAAATTTTCCTCAAACCTCCTGTTGcacaaacaacaatcaatgGTTTTTTTATTCCCAAACAAATTTACACAagcacaaaaaaaattcaaaattctatCAGTGGATAACCGATATTTGATCAACCAAGCATCAATCTATTTACTGCCTCTGTTCcttttaaattattgttttaacCAATGTTCCTTTTAAATTGACGTCTTAAGGTTGTTTACACataccaataaaataaaaaagttgttacTTTTGATAGAAATGTTTGTCTTTTTCATATAATACCCTTATCTATCTCACTTAACACACATTTCTCTCTGCAATAAATAGTAAAGGAAAAAtttgacaaaacaaaaataaatactacTTTCAACTttgaaacaataaataaaaaggaataaaacacgcttaaaaataaatactaataaTTTGTTTCCAGTTAATCATAGTAAAAACATGTACTTCAAGAAATACCTTGCCTAGCTGCTTTTCTGACCATGAATTTTGGCAATGCAGCTTTCTGAAATACAGATTTGGTAAATTTGTCATTCAACCAGCCAAAGTTTTCACGGCATTTGTTGGCTGTATATTTGATAGGTAATTGTTTTCTACATCTGCCGCATGATGCACGTTCCTGTGTTGTTCCAAGAGTAGATGCATCACTGTGGATTGTGAGAGATTCAACCAACCACTCATCCGTGGGATTCACCCAGTCACCAGAAAAAGCGATTGTGCGAATGTTCTCCTCAAGCTGAAAATGGAAATTTATTACCCAtagaaaaacatataattacacatcaaataattaataaatccccctaatttttaaaaaataaaataagtaattacTTACTTTGAGTAAAAGTGACTTTATGTTACTAAATGAAGTGACCCTTTCCATTTGTTTACGCCATAGCTTTCTACAGTTTTCACTACGAAAGGGCCCATCTACTAAACCATTTAAGCTTTCCTCCAAATATATGACATACGCTGAAATGCTAGGGCTAATTCCTTCTCCACTCCTTACAGGAGCAAGACCGGAAAGTATTTTGGCGGCGCTTTTGGTAGCAGTTATAGCAGCATGATTTAACATGCACCCTTTCTTGCTCGAAACAGAGGATTTACAAGAAAGGCACCAGCAACACCTCTCTCTTATAACCTCCCCAAGCTTCTTGTCAGAATTTGGCCAAAAGAAGCGTGAAGCTGTTAGTGAGAATGCTTTTGCTACCAAGGAAGGGTTGTCAGGTGTAGCTTTCTTCAAGTCAGACACATGACCCTCTGATCTAGAATCCTCTGAAGAAAGAATGGCCAATTTAGCAGCAGCAGATGCAGCAAAATCACCattcatatatttattaatgTATGACTGAGGTTTATAGGAGCAACCCATATACACAAAATCACTAGTGATATTTCCGTTTGGAACACATAGGTGTGAAGAGCTTTCTGGAATATTCCAGTATTGTAACACTGCCATGCAAATACTGGAGTACAAAGGTCTATGTTGCACAGAATCATAAAGCACTTGAATAACTTTACGAACGTCATTCTGATTGTAGTACTTATGACAAAACTCGGCACTGTTGACATTTAGCCTGCAATCGTAAATGACATTACATTAAAACCTCAAAATTAGTAAGTGCAGCTACATTGAAAATAATGCCCAAAAGTAAAATGATTAAGAGAACGAAATCAAAGCGCAGATTTAAGTCTAAGGGAAGAAAATATAACTGGACTCTGAATTTCATTAACTTCCAAGTAAAGCACATTTATCCgacataaaaaatgaaggaattaAAGAAACACAGCAGATTTTGAACTTACACAAGTAAGTGGTCGCAAGTACCAATGAAAAGCTGCCCGTACAAATCATTACCAAATGTTTCAGCCCCTTTAAGAGATGTTCCAGGTGCAATTGTTGGCccaatcatatttattttgcattCTGGACAATGCCATGGCCCTTCTGGTATATACATCTTATACACACCAATACACCTTGAATGATAAGCAGCGGGACATCCATCACAACAAAGCAAGGTCCCATCCATGCCACAGAGGCGACATTCATCACCATTCTTGTCAACCTCGTCCTCAGAATTAGCAGGTAAGTTCACAGCATCTAATTTTGAAACAAACTTTGTGGGTTCTTCATCCTGGCAATTGGTAGTTTTGGCATATCGTCGATGGACTCTTTTAGGTCCATTTTCAGCAATAGGACTGTCCTCAGCATCATAATTCTTCCCGAGCTCCGACGCTTTACGCATGTTCATTTCAGCTTTAAGCTCCTCAGACTCCAAAACATTCTCGCAAAGAATTTGCAATATTACTAACTTCCTACTTGCAGGCAATGAGTAATAATCGCCGTTAAAAATCTCGTTGTAGAATCCATTCCACTCAGACCCCTTAATGTATCCATTAACTGCTAAATATTCAATTAAGAAAACAGGCCAAGTCAATGTATCAAGCAAGCTCCATTCACTGCACCTGGAATAatacatattaaaatttaaattgatgtctttttcaatagaaataaaaaatataataagagtcttgctaacaagaaaacaaaaagtagAAACTTTAGAATAACAACTTTTAAACATTCAAAAAGTTGAATATACCCTTTTTCACCATTTCCCAAGagaatatttctattttaatttattaacaaGTGTCATAAGGACACTCTTTAGTATTTTTCCCAATAATAACCTCATAAAATGAATAACACCAGTGCATGTCTGTTGGTGAACGAATTAAAACATATTAATAGAATTCTACAATTATGTAGATGATTTGATGTCCTCTCTCCTCCGTAAAAACcagtcaaaaaagaaaacagaattAGCTGCTTTCAAGTTCCTCTATAGCAAATTCTAAGGTGTGCCCAGTTATATTAGGTTGACTAATATATATGTTTCTCTTAAGATATAATATGACCACACTTACATACAGTTTCATAGATTACAGGATCATAGGTACTGTATGAGTTGTTTTCCACTAAAAGTGACAACTGTCCATAACTACGTTTGCAGAACTTCCTTCAGAATCTCATCTTTCATGCTATTTTCGGTGAAAGCATAAGCTACAGAATCTACAGTAACTAAGGATTTTATGCAATGTTGTCAATTACAGATTGCGGAAGatagcagtttgttcaaattccgctgcGCTATAGCAGAGCGGCTGTTTGACAACTGATTGTATGTGAATTTTGCCCAATGCTATATCAGGTTACACTCTACTGTTTTTAATGGAATAGAGTTTAGAGCTCTAATGTACACAAAACAGTCAACAATATAATCATAAATTAACCTGAGGAGGAAGAAGCATAATACCTAAGGCATTGAGATGCAACCGTTGATCCCTCAGATGCAAGATGTTCAAGATGACGTCTCAGAGCACGCATTAAAGAATTATGAACAGCATCAACCAACGTATTTGGAACTCGACAGTTAAGAGCCCCGACGAAATCATCCAAACTAAACGGATAAAGAAACAATCGAATACTGAATGATCGTAAGAATCCATATACCGAAAACAAGTACGAAACATACTTCTCCGGCACACCAATAGTTCCTGAAGACGGCGGTAACTCCAAAGGCGGCGACAATTCTGATGCCACCAGCAATTCAACCGGTATCTCAGCATCCGAACACAAATCCCTAGAATCATCGTCCATAACATCTCGTGAATCCTCTTGATCTTCCGCATTCAATTCTCTAGATTCTTCAATAATCTTATTCAACAACGATTGTTCCAATTCATTCTTTCTTCGAATCAAATCATCGTCGAAATCGCAATCCTCAATGAGAATTCTACGAATAGCGCTACTATCCAAATCCTCAAAAACACCGTTCTCATACTCCACTCTGTAAAAACCGATTTCATAACTCATAACTTTTCCGATTTGAACGGTTTctgaaaactctttcaaaacaCATCGTCCAATCAATACAATCGGCTTCTTCAATTCAACGGTTACAGtttctttcccttttcttcTCGGTTTCCGCGGTCGACCTCTCCGTTTTGGTGGTTCCGACGCAAAATCCCCCGATGGTGGCGCCATCGGTGGTGGTGTAAATTGTTACGGCTTTTGTTTGCGGAAGTTCAGTGTAAATTGTTAGGGTTTGAAGAATTGTGCTGGTTTTATATGACTGAAATAATAATAGCTGTTAAGCATGCGCGAGCGCTTGTGACAGATTATAGGGCTGTTATGTGATTGGGTCGTCAACCCGTTTAAACGTAATTAAAATATCAGCTTAATTGCATTTTCGATTTTAAGTATTGCGACTATGTGATTTTgacctttattttttcttttaacgaAATTGGTTtcatatgttttttcttatttttttagggaatacgTCAATTAATAATTGGGAGTTGGTTTCTAATGGGGTTTTGTGCTAATCCATGAGTCACCCTGTTAGCTTGTTTTTGGTTAAACTCTACCTTAGATTTGGTAAATTGAGGGATAAGTAGTTTATCAACAATGATTAATAATGCTTCCAAAATTAGTGTTACTGATATTGTTACTATTCACAAAATAAACGACGAGCTTCTAATCCAAAGAGAAATCATTAACAAATTATGAacattaatttttgtaaaaaagtaaATATCAAAGTACTGAATATTCTAGTTCCTAAGCACTTGCGGTGTGCTATACTTTTTGAATTGAGCGGTACAAACAAAAAACCTTGGATAAGAGGTTAAGGTTTCAATTTTGGCTGACtggaaaaatttgaaaaatattaatctgTGCAAATAAATAGTCAGATGAGCAACATAAAAACCTGCTTATCACCCGACGAGCAATTTGTAAATCATGCTCATGCAATGTCACGAGGCAAAAAAATCCAATATGAAAACTAGGGAGTATGATTCAACCAATAAGGCTCTGGAGCATTCAACCAAACTGATGGATATGAAATCATGTTGAAAGCCAGCTCACTCGATCAAAAACTGGGTCGGCAGGCACTGGAGAAGCTGAGATGATATGTAAAAGGAAAAATCACAGCACCTTGCATTCTATTAAACCATGCCAGctcataatatattttgctCAAGTTCGGCAGCAGAGGATTCAACTCGTCTATACATGTCACCTGAACTATTCCGTGTGCATATTCATTGAGACATCTGGAAAGGTTGCTGCTAAAATTATGTGATTGGATGATGACTAGTTCAGCTATTGCCATTCCCTGCAATTCCCGCACTTCCAATCTCCAAGCCTAGATGATGATTCAATCCAGGGTGAGCAATTACTGTGAATCCACATCCGACAAATCTGACAAGAGAGATCGGGGGCTGGTTCTGTTTGTGAACATTGCCAACAATTGTGAACATTACCATTTGATGAAATTGTAGGACTCTGATTGTTCTGTAAACTAGTAGTTGCACATTCTTCAAGAACACCTAGCGTGCAAGAATTTTTTACAAACCCTGACAAGTCCCCAAACGTGTCAGCTTCCTCAAAGTGACTACTGCTATCTAGATGCAGAAATTCAGAAGAAGAGAAATGGGTTTCTGATTCAAAGTCCATGTATTCATTATCAACAATGTCAAAGTCACTAAGAAGATTGCAGTCAGCAAAGACAAAGTCCTGTTCTATGAAAGGTGATAAAACCTCTGCAGGCAGATTACCCATTTCATCTCGTGTTGAAATTTCAGCATGCCAAACTTCACCCCCAAAAGAGCTATTATTGTCCCCCTCAGGTTTAAAATGCCTTGTCGTTTGTATTTTCTGAAGCCCTGACCCAGAGATGGTGTTACGCTCAAAGCCTGCATCTAACTCGGGTTCTGTAATCAGTTCAACGTCTGAAAGAGAAAACGGCGGAGGATTGTTCTCTGTTTTAGAAACATCCTTTGTAGGAAAGATAGGAGTAGCAGGCTCACTTACTCTTGTGTCAGCCAGTGGTCCAGAATCTGCTCCAGAATGGTTTTTCTTGGAAGCCTGTGAATGTGACTTCCCAGCATCTAACTTTAACTTGGGATCTGTAATCAGTTCGATATCTGAAAGAGAAAATGGCAGTGGATTGTTCTCTGGTTTAAAAACATCCTCAGCAGGAAAGATAGGAGTAGTAAACTCACTTGCTCTTGTGTCAGCCAGTGTTCCAGAACCAGAACCTTCTCCAGAATGGTTTTTCTTCGAAGCCTGTGAGTGTGACTTCTCTGCATTTAACTCTAACTTGGGTTTTGTAATCAGTTCAACATTTGAAAGAGAAAACGGAAAAGGGTTGTTCTCTTCTTTAGAAACAGCCTCTGAGGGAAAAACCGGACTAGCAGGCTCACATGCTCTAAGGTCAGCTACTGTTTCAGAACTAGAATCTGCTCCAGAACGCTTCCTCTTGGAAGCCCGTGAGCCAGACTGCTCTACAACATGCTCCTTGCGCACCAAATCAGAGTAAGGACACACGGGTGACTTTATCTTCCGACATCTGCAACATTTGAAGCCCAGCATAGAAAATATTTTGGACTCTTCAAGTTCAAGAGCTTCAGCATGATACCACCCTGTAAAGCCCACATGCAAATATTAGATAATAAATTACAAGCTGTTAAAAAGTGTTATCACTTATAACTAGAGAAAAAAACTTACGGGTACATGATTCACAGCCTATATACATTAGATCAGATCTATATGGCTTATGGCACAAGTGACAAACGGGTTCCAATTGAGGCAAGCTTGAACGTCGCTTCAGAAGTACTTTTTTTAGCCTGAAATCAATGCCTGTATTTTCATTGTTATTCTTTTTCCATATAATACCCCAAGAGGATTTTTTGCCACTGCTTTTAGTTTCCAGTGGGGATATTCGGCAACTACTTTTTGTTTCAAGAGGGGAATGGGAAGCAACTTTTTCCATGTCGGGACGACAATCATTTTCCCTGGTAGATCTCGGTATTTCATCATCAAATTTAGGCACCGGTTCCTTCAAAATTGTCAAAGAACGCCCTTTTAAAAGTACGGTACTGTTTGGAGATTTGTTAATGGTCTCTTTTTGAGTAGGTAATCTGGCATGATAACATTGTTTGCATATGGTCAAGAACTCAACATCTGTATAGGTAGAGAATGTTGAATCTATTGAACAGCCCTCATGACAATGACCTGACAAATGTACCACCCATAAGCAACAAAATGTTAAaccaagaaacaaacaaaaatcaaatcaaacaaataaaaccaagacacgaacaaaatcaaataataaaggcttaaatgaagttttggccccctatgtttgccatcgtagcaattttggccccctaacaaaaaaaatgcaattttgaccccctaatttTGTCATGTTTAgaaaaatatgctcttttggccccttatctttacaaaaaagttgtgattttggcccctTTTTTGGGGCACGTGGCGGCTTCTCAACATAGTTGGGAAAAtgagggggtcaaaattgctaCGAAGGCAAACATAGAGGgccaaaaatgcatttaagccaataataaataaaaaaaccctatgctgattatttatttatggtcGTTCATTTGCTTCTATTCTAGGAAGAACGGttcattttataagaaacaaaaaatatcacataTCAAGAATTCCCAAAAACATTAGAACAGAATACTATAGTAAATAGATAGAAGGATAATGCATTAGGTACCTTTACATACACTGCACTTGAGAGCACTCCTGTAATTCAAataagagaaaggaaaaaaaaccgAAGGTTTTAGAGTCAATAggtgttaaaagaaaaaaaggaagggaTACCATAGAATCGTGTGAAAAACTATAACCAAGTCAGGTAATTACCTAAATGAAACGCACTGCTTACATACAGAACATGATAACAAGTCCAAATTGTCTCTCTTGCACGTGAGGTAAGAAAATATGTCCTTCCAGATAGCATTCAACTGCCTTTTGTGCCATTGAGATGCGATATTCAAGTTATCTTTATGAGATGgctcttttttgtttcttacttCATACTCTTTTACCAGATATAAAGGAATGCGAGTTTCAGAAAACCATAACTTCTCTCCTTCTGGCACTTCTTCTATTTCAGCAATCTTCCTTACCCGAGAAGAAATATGCTTTTGGCTCCCAAAAGCTATGGCATAGGATGTTTTCCCCTTTGCAAACTTTTTGTCATAAATATTTGCATTTCTAAAAGCAGACACTTCAGTATCTTGACCTTTTCCATCCTGGAGGTTATACTCCGGCCGAATCAGATCAATCCATCTGATGTAAAAATCCAGATATCGAACCTGGTGCAAATAATCATatcaaatatcatcaaattattGTTGTCAGATCCAATATACTGTCATACATCTTATAATAATCAAAGGGCAACCTGAAGTGCAAGCTGTGATGCATTTCTACTCATTTCAACGGAAGCTCTCCAAACCAGCTGTCGGCTTCTTTTAGGAATTTCAGAGACATCAGGATAGACAATGCCCAAAATTTTCCTCAAACCACCTGTTTCCCAAACAACAATCAACGGTTTTTTTACTCCCAAACAAGTTTACacaatcacaaaaaaaattcaaaattctatCAGTGGATAACCGATATTTGATCAACCAAGCATCAATttatttactccctccgttccttttaaATTGACGTTTTAAGGTTATTTACACGTACCAATAAAATCACTAAGTTGTTACTTTTGATAGAATTGTTTGTCTTTTTCCTATAATACCCTTATCTATCGCGCTTCACACATTTCTCTCTGCAATAAATAGGAAAGGAAATatttgacaaaacaaaattaaatactaCTTTGAACTTTGAAACAATTTGTAAAAAGGAATAAAAGATTTCTTAAAAAACGACGCTTAAAAATGAATGGAGGGACTAGCTAATAATTTGTTTCCAGTTGATCATAGTAAAAACATGTACTTCAAGAAATACCTTGCCGAGCTGCTTTTCTGACCAAGAACTTTGGCAATGCAGCTTTCTGAAATACAGATTTGGTAAATTTGCCATTCCACCAGCCAAAGTTTTCACGGCATTTGTTGACTGTATATTTGATTGGTAATTGTTTTCTACATCTGTCGCATGATGCACGCTCCTGTGTTGTTCCAAGGGTGGATGTATCACTGTGGATTGTGAGAGATTCAACCAACCACCCATCCGTCAGCTTCACCCAGTCGCCACAAAAAGCAATTGTGCGAATGTTCTCCTCAAACTGAAAATGGAAATTTATTACTCAtagaaaaacatataattacacACCAAATAATTAATCCccctaattttaaaaaataaaataaataattacttACTATAAGTAAAAGTGGCTTTATGTTACTAAATGATGTGGCCCTTTCCATTTGTTTCCGCCATAGCTTTCTATAGTTTTCACTAAGAAAGGGCCCATCTACTAAACCATGTAAACTTTCCtccaaatatataacatatgttGAAATACTGGGGCTAATTCCTTCTCCACTCCTTACAGGAGCAAGACCAGAAAGTATTTTTGCAGCGCTTTTGATAGCATATATAGCA
Proteins encoded in this window:
- the LOC25487492 gene encoding DDT domain-containing protein PTM isoform X4; translation: MKLPRKSKSTEPPPPPMAPPSGDPPSEPPKRRGRPRKQRRKEKETVTVELKKPIVLIGRYVLKEFSERVDQIGKVLSYKIGLYRVDYENGDFEDLDSSAIRRILIEDCDFDDDLIRRKNELDQSLLNKIIEESSELNVEDQEESQDVMDDDSRDSCSDAETPVELPVALELPPPLELPPSSGTIGVPEKYVSYLFSVYGFLRSFSIQLFLYPFSLDDFVGALNCRVPNTLLDAVHNSLMRALRRHLEHLAFEGSKIASRCLRCSEWSLLDTLTWPVFLIEYLAVNGYIKGSEWKGFYDEIFNGDYYSLPASRKLVILQILCEDVLESEELKAEMNMREESEVGKNSDVEDSPPVKNGLKRVHRRYAKTTDFQDEEPTKFVSKLDAVNLSANSEDEVDKNGDECRLCSMDGTLLCCDGCPAAYHSRCIGVMKMYIPEGPWHCPECKINMIGPTIARGTSLKGAEIFGNDLYGQLFLGTCDHLLVLNFNSSEFCHKYYNQNDIHKVIQVLYASVQHRQVYSGICMAMLQYWNIPESSSHLCVPNGTHLSSSSKIDENDHKGFTLGKAEYGPDFVVSTINHQSDMSCPNPDNKSTASISSKCSLVSNQFINYGNANDTSLPLQTNGDQTGFGKCKGNITSNFVYMGCSYKPQSYINNYMHGDFSASAAANLAIVSSEDSRSEGHVFDLKKATPDNPNLVAKAFSLTASRFFWPNSDKKLGEVIRERCSWCLSCKAIVSSKKGCMLNHAAIYAIKSAAKILSGLAPVRSGEGISPSISTYVIYLEESLHGLVDGPFLSENYRKLWRKQMERATSFSNIKPLLLIFEENIRTIAFCGDWVKLTDGWLVESLTIHSDTSTLGTTQERASCDRCRKQLPIKYTVNKCRENFGWWNGKFTKSVFQKAALPKFLVRKAARQGGLRKILGIVYPDVSEIPKRSRQLVWRASVEMSRNASQLALQVRYLDFYIRWIDLIRPEYNLQDGKGQDTEVSAFRNANIYDKKFAKGKTSYAIAFGSQKHISSRVRKIAEIEEVPEGEKLWFSETRIPLYLVKEYEVRNKKEPSHKDNLNIASQWHKRQLNAIWKDIFSYLTCKRDNLDLLSCSVCKQCVSFRSALKCSVCKGHCHEGCSIDSTFSTYTDVEFLTICKQCYHARLPTQKETINKSPNSTVLLKGRSLTILKEPVPKFDDEIPRSTRENDCRPDMEKVASHSPLETKSSCRISPLETKSSGKKSSWGIIWKKNNNENTGIDFRLKKVLLKRRSSLPQLEPVCHLCHKPYRSDLMYIGCESCTRWYHAEALELEESKIFSMLGFKCCRCRKIKSPVCPYSDLVRKEHVVEQSGSRASKRKRSGADSSSETVADLRACEPASPVFPSEAVSKEENNPFPFSLSNVELITKPKLELNAEKSHSQASKKNHSGEGSGSGTLADTRASEFTTPIFPAEDVFKPENNPLPFSLSDIELITDPKLKLDAGKSHSQASKKNHSGADSGPLADTRMQALSVTPSLGQGFRKYKRQGILNLRGTIIALLGVKFGMLKFQHEMKWVICLQRFYHLS
- the LOC25487492 gene encoding DDT domain-containing protein PTM isoform X6, yielding MKLPRKSKSTEPPPPPMAPPSGDPPSEPPKRRGRPRKQRRKEKETVTVELKKPIVLIGRYVLKEFSERVDQIGKVLSYKIGLYRVDYENGDFEDLDSSAIRRILIEDCDFDDDLIRRKNELDQSLLNKIIEESSELNVEDQEESQDVMDDDSRDSCSDAETPVELPVALELPPPLELPPSSGTIGVPEKYVSYLFSVYGFLRSFSIQLFLYPFSLDDFVGALNCRVPNTLLDAVHNSLMRALRRHLEHLAFEGSKIASRCLRCSEWSLLDTLTWPVFLIEYLAVNGYIKGSEWKGFYDEIFNGDYYSLPASRKLVILQILCEDVLESEELKAEMNMREESEVGKNSDVEDSPPVKNGLKRVHRRYAKTTDFQDEEPTKFVSKLDAVNLSANSEDEVDKNGDECRLCSMDGTLLCCDGCPAAYHSRCIGVMKMYIPEGPWHCPECKINMIGPTIARGTSLKGAEIFGNDLYGQLFLGTCDHLLVLNFNSSEFCHKYYNQNDIHKVIQVLYASVQHRQVYSGICMAMLQYWNIPESSSHLCVPNGTHLSSSSKIDENDHKGFTLGKAEYGPDFVVSTINHQSDMSCPNPDNKSTASISSKCSLVSNQFINYGNANDTSLPLQTNGDQTGFGKCKGNITSNFVYMGCSYKPQSYINNYMHGDFSASAAANLAIVSSEDSRSEGHVFDLKKATPDNPNLVAKAFSLTASRFFWPNSDKKLGEVIRERCSWCLSCKAIVSSKKGCMLNHAAIYAIKSAAKILSGLAPVRSGEGISPSISTYVIYLEESLHGLVDGPFLSENYRKLWRKQMERATSFSNIKPLLLIFEENIRTIAFCGDWVKLTDGWLVESLTIHSDTSTLGTTQERASCDRCRKQLPIKYTVNKCRENFGWWNGKFTKSVFQKAALPKFLVRKAARQGGLRKILGIVYPDVSEIPKRSRQLVWRASVEMSRNASQLALQVRYLDFYIRWIDLIRPEYNLQDGKGQDTEVSAFRNANIYDKKFAKGKTSYAIAFGSQKHISSRVRKIAEIEEVPEGEKLWFSETRIPLYLVKEYEVRNKKEPSHKDNLNIASQWHKRQLNAIWKDIFSYLTCKRDNLDLLSCSVCKQCVSFRSALKCSVCKGHCHEGCSIDSTFSTYTDVEFLTICKQCYHARLPTQKETINKSPNSTVLLKGRSLTILKEPVPKFDDEIPRSTRENDCRPDMEKVASHSPLETKSSCRISPLETKSSGKKSSWGIIWKKNNNENTGIDFRLKKVLLKRRSSLPQLEPVCHLCHKPYRSDLMYIGCESCTRWYHAEALELEESKIFSMLGFKCCRCRKIKSPVCPYSDLVRKEHVVEQSGSRASKRKRSGADSSSETVADLRACEPASPVFPSEAVSKEENNPFPFSLSNVELITKPKLELNAEKSHSQASKKNHSGEGSGSGTLADTRASEFTTPIFPAEDVFKPENNPLPFSLSDIELITDPKLKLDAGKSHSQASKKNHSGADSGPLADTRTLN